One genomic window of Candidatus Didemnitutus sp. includes the following:
- a CDS encoding type II secretion system protein produces MTYSYSKRRIATGGFSLLEIVLVLFVMGVLTAVLLPSARDIIERTQREAEKRSLAEIAEVITRSFEATDLSGHNIAALPGTIGAADSPTQFSTSTTLPYATTDASSWFAKVARLRGITPSIGLAPTTAVQPEIAKIAVNANGNPRLLFAAPAENGRQRFLLISLAGRTEQLALPAYEPGAAWFDAIWNHDWESRSAGLPAYWLARLTVAQAAAWTAGPGGLTQTSRLCVRRIVLPKFTLTVNNNHPTEQAFVSFNNTPAAFTAPANSGATVTPEILGGRLITLNRGAVWPGVESLRFHLRENASVTLQ; encoded by the coding sequence ATGACTTACTCTTACTCCAAACGCCGAATCGCAACCGGAGGGTTCTCGCTCCTGGAAATCGTGCTCGTTCTCTTTGTCATGGGCGTTCTCACGGCCGTCCTGTTGCCCTCCGCGCGGGACATCATCGAACGCACTCAACGCGAGGCCGAGAAACGCTCCCTCGCTGAAATCGCCGAGGTGATCACCCGTTCGTTCGAAGCGACCGACCTGTCGGGACACAACATCGCTGCCTTGCCGGGAACCATCGGGGCGGCGGATTCACCAACCCAGTTTTCGACTTCCACCACGTTGCCGTATGCGACCACCGATGCTTCATCGTGGTTTGCCAAGGTCGCTCGGCTGCGCGGAATCACGCCGTCCATCGGGTTGGCCCCGACCACCGCGGTTCAGCCGGAGATTGCGAAGATCGCAGTCAATGCCAACGGCAACCCTCGTCTGCTGTTCGCGGCCCCGGCCGAGAACGGCCGGCAGAGGTTTCTGCTCATCAGTCTTGCGGGTCGGACCGAACAGCTCGCCTTGCCCGCTTACGAGCCAGGAGCTGCATGGTTCGATGCCATTTGGAATCACGACTGGGAGAGCCGTAGTGCCGGCCTGCCGGCCTACTGGCTTGCTCGCCTGACGGTGGCCCAAGCGGCGGCGTGGACGGCGGGACCCGGTGGCCTGACCCAGACCAGCAGGCTCTGTGTGCGTCGCATTGTCCTGCCGAAGTTCACGCTCACGGTGAACAACAACCATCCGACCGAACAAGCGTTCGTGTCGTTCAACAACACCCCGGCTGCCTTCACGGCACCGGCGAATAGTGGGGCTACTGTCACGCCCGAGATACTCGGCGGACGCCTCATCACCCTCAATCGCGGCGCTGTCTGGCCGGGCGTCGAGTCCCTGCGTTTTCACCTCCGGGAAAACGCATCCGTCACGCTCCAATGA
- a CDS encoding TrbI/VirB10 family protein, which yields MKLDTQFIQSPTGQLVVIGVLAILVAGVVGWQRVQHRSASMPDAAPAAQAILPKVIQRTGVRFEPPAPPSPTPSPVPAATPARFAPKVLPLSVVVASRGPASLDPLAAAPFGRMIPCETVVTLESNRLATPVIGIVTEDVWENGRLVVPAGAEVHGRAGLDRARERLAVEGTWTIICRKQSEMSARELRVSGIALERAPSNSETDGSAGLRGEVIRTDDWRELKLFAATFLSSATTALQETRTTAGLIGESNLPVASMRNASLAGVSAVLREYAQQVRDAIAKDGFYLRIRAGKPFYLYVTETINGGPSPVALNEEIHSKP from the coding sequence ATGAAATTGGATACACAGTTCATCCAGTCGCCGACGGGACAATTGGTCGTCATCGGTGTGTTGGCCATTCTCGTGGCTGGTGTCGTCGGCTGGCAGCGCGTCCAGCATCGTTCGGCCTCTATGCCGGATGCGGCGCCGGCAGCGCAAGCGATCCTGCCCAAAGTGATCCAGCGAACCGGTGTGCGGTTCGAACCACCGGCTCCTCCCAGCCCTACACCTTCGCCTGTTCCCGCCGCGACGCCGGCTCGCTTCGCCCCCAAAGTGCTGCCTTTGAGCGTAGTCGTGGCTTCGCGCGGCCCCGCATCGCTCGACCCTCTCGCCGCGGCGCCGTTCGGACGGATGATTCCCTGTGAGACCGTGGTCACGTTGGAGTCGAACCGGTTGGCGACACCGGTGATCGGGATCGTGACCGAGGATGTCTGGGAGAACGGCCGCTTGGTCGTCCCGGCGGGTGCTGAAGTCCATGGACGGGCCGGCTTGGACCGCGCGCGTGAACGTCTCGCGGTCGAAGGCACCTGGACGATCATTTGCCGGAAGCAGTCGGAGATGTCCGCGCGCGAACTGCGGGTGAGCGGGATCGCCTTGGAGCGGGCGCCGTCGAACTCCGAGACGGATGGTTCCGCCGGTCTTCGCGGCGAAGTCATTCGCACGGACGACTGGCGCGAACTAAAGCTTTTTGCCGCGACGTTCCTGTCCTCGGCTACCACCGCTCTGCAGGAAACTCGGACGACGGCGGGGCTGATCGGTGAGTCCAACCTGCCGGTTGCGAGCATGCGCAACGCCTCTTTGGCAGGCGTGAGCGCCGTGCTGCGCGAATACGCCCAGCAGGTTCGAGATGCCATCGCGAAGGACGGGTTCTACCTCCGCATCCGCGCCGGCAAACCCTTCTACCTTTACGTGACCGAAACCATCAACGGAGGCCCGTCTCCGGTGGCTTTGAACGAGGAGATTCATTCCAAACCATGA
- a CDS encoding type II secretion system F family protein, whose translation MTAFAATFIDRQGRRQHGRFNARDARQLREELRARSLWPVEITVAKPDRKAARLAIPARDLVPVLHQIELQLRAGVTADEAFRQLAEDAPPGPIRQVLEHVHREVSHGHPIHQACRHFPRVFPPHLAAVIEAGEVSAQLPESLRGLAHHVASADDLRRTARRAMIYPVVVLSATAGLVAFLLGGVVPKFAEIFTSLRVELPAITVLLVRTSELTRHHWDALLLSVSLFAGLAWFTSRHPRLRAARDRIVLRIPILGETLCLLATARFAGHCRLLHDAGIPLLDALSTGAKLTGHSVLEAQLLRARESVALGRPLYAALPKDSAFPRFLVPALKAGETTGQLSAALRHVEDYASSRARERLAAALALLEPVLLGLLAAAVGAIALSFFLPLVSLLGGVNAH comes from the coding sequence ATGACTGCCTTTGCCGCCACCTTCATCGATCGTCAGGGACGTCGCCAGCACGGACGCTTCAACGCGCGCGATGCGCGCCAATTGCGCGAGGAACTCCGGGCGCGCTCGCTCTGGCCGGTTGAAATCACGGTCGCTAAGCCTGACCGCAAAGCCGCAAGGCTTGCCATTCCCGCGCGCGACCTGGTCCCGGTGTTGCATCAAATCGAGCTGCAGTTGCGTGCCGGAGTGACGGCTGACGAGGCCTTCCGGCAACTGGCCGAAGATGCGCCGCCGGGGCCGATTCGGCAGGTTCTGGAGCACGTCCACCGGGAAGTTTCCCATGGTCATCCGATCCATCAGGCGTGCCGTCACTTCCCCCGCGTGTTTCCGCCGCATCTTGCTGCGGTCATCGAGGCGGGAGAGGTTTCGGCCCAGCTCCCCGAATCGTTGCGCGGGCTGGCGCACCACGTTGCCAGCGCTGACGACCTTCGGCGCACCGCGCGACGGGCGATGATCTATCCGGTCGTCGTGCTGTCGGCCACCGCGGGCCTGGTCGCGTTTCTTCTGGGCGGTGTCGTTCCCAAGTTTGCCGAAATCTTCACCTCCCTGCGGGTTGAACTTCCCGCCATCACCGTCCTCCTCGTTCGCACCAGTGAGCTGACCCGCCATCACTGGGATGCATTGTTGTTGTCGGTTTCCCTTTTTGCCGGGCTGGCGTGGTTCACGAGCCGGCATCCGCGTCTGCGCGCGGCTCGTGACCGAATCGTTCTGCGGATTCCCATTCTGGGGGAGACCTTGTGCCTGCTTGCGACAGCCCGGTTTGCAGGTCACTGCCGGCTGTTACACGACGCTGGCATCCCGTTGTTGGACGCCCTTTCGACCGGTGCAAAGCTGACCGGGCATTCCGTGCTGGAGGCGCAGTTGTTGCGCGCTCGGGAGTCCGTGGCCTTGGGCCGGCCACTCTACGCGGCCCTACCGAAGGACAGTGCCTTTCCACGCTTTCTCGTGCCCGCGCTCAAAGCTGGAGAAACCACCGGTCAGTTGAGCGCGGCGCTGCGCCATGTCGAGGACTACGCATCCAGCCGGGCGCGGGAGCGCCTTGCCGCTGCGCTCGCGCTGCTGGAACCGGTGCTGCTCGGGCTGCTCGCCGCGGCCGTCGGAGCCATCGCTCTCTCGTTCTTCCTCCCCCTCGTCTCGCTGCTCGGCGGCGTCAACGCCCACTGA